The proteins below are encoded in one region of Brassica napus cultivar Da-Ae chromosome A6, Da-Ae, whole genome shotgun sequence:
- the LOC125610186 gene encoding oxysterol-binding protein-related protein 1D — protein sequence MNPLCCIAPVSIDDRTNPVIAKPASNHQLGLPPSNHASKPSFSTQASWISQDQLERLSSEDVNLEGKDSTSNGGFFFGNGSVGAGGGVAGIMYKWTHYGKGWRARWFELEDGVLSYYKIHGPDKIVMNPARDKGVRVIGEESVRYIRKASFGGSSNKLGAGAGAASRPCKPFGEVHLKVSSIRASKSDDKRLTIFTGTKTLHLRCVSRENRATWVEALQVAKDLFPRVPSGDILPCEDAVVSTEKLRERLLQEGIGENLVKDCETIMLSEVSNLQNRLKVLTQKHLILLDTLRQLETEKIELETTVVDETKEHDSCCGQGRRFSDFYSVVSEVSASDSEADNESNDGVDVESDEDDVPFFDTNDILSADALRSASYRSREAEGNGSIYDKDSFFSDRLQAPVRIPQYPYVRRRDNLPEPKEKEKPVGLWSIIKENIGKDLSGVCLPVYFNEPLSSLQKCFEDLEYSYLIDRALEWGKQGNELMRLLNIAAFAVSGYASTEGRQCKPFNPLLGETYEADYPDKGLRFFSEKVSHHPMIVACHCEGQGWNFWGDSNIKGKFWGRSIQLDPVGVLTLKFDDGETYQWSKVTTSIYNIILGKLYCDHYGTMRIKGGGNYSCRLKFKEQSVIDRNPRQVHGFVQDNRTGEKVAILIGKWDEAMYYVLGDPTTKPKGYDPMTEAVLLWERDKSPTKTRYNLSPFAISLNEITPGMMDKLPPTDSRLRPDQRHLENGEYEAANAEKLRLEQLQRQARRLQEKGWKPRWFEKDEEGNYRYVGGYWEAREKKAWDKITDIFKKQQQQRNSVSSSS from the exons ATGAATCCTCTTTGCTGCATTGCTCCGGTTTCAATCGATGACCGGACTAACCCGGTTATCGCCAAACCGGCGTCGAATCATCAGCTAGGTCTCCCACCTAGCAACCACGCTTCCAAGCCGTCCTTCTCGACGCAAGCCTCGTGGATCAGCCAGGATCAGCTCGAGAGGCTCTCCTCCGAGGACGTGAATCTCGAGGGGAAAGACTCTACTTCAAACGGAGGTTTCTTCTTTGGAAACGGCAGCGTCGGTGCTGGTGGTGGAGTCGCTGGGATCATGTATAAGTGGACGCACTACGGTAAAGGGTGGAGAGCTAGGTGGTTTGAGCTCGAAGACGGTGTTTTGTCGTATTACAAGATCCATGGACCTGATAAGATCGTGATGAATCCGGCTAGAGACAAGGGAGTGAGAGTGATCGGAGAGGAGTCTGTGAGGTACATTAGGAAGGCTAGCTTCGGTGGCAGTAGCAACAAGCTTGGAGCTGGAGCTGGAGCTGCTTCAAGGCCTTGTAAACCTTTTGGTGAAGTACACTTAAAG gTTTCTTCGATTCGTGCGAGCAAGTCTGATGACAAGAGGCTTACTATATTCACTGGTACAAAGACTCTTCATTTACGCTGTGTGTCGAGAGAGAATAGAGCCACTTGGGTTGAGGCTTTGCAGGTGGCTAAGGATCTTTTTCCTAGAGTCCCCAGCGGCGACATTTTGCCTTGTGAAGATGCGGTTGTTTCCACCGAGAAGCTGCGTGAAAGGCTACTGCAGGAAGGGATTGGTGAGAATCTAGTCAAAGATTGTGAGACCATTATGCTTTCGGAAGTTTCTAATCTGCAGAACCGGTTGAAGGTTCTCACACAGAAACACCTTATACTGCTAGACACACTCAGACAGTTGGAG ACTGAAAAAATAGAGCTGGAAACTactgttgttgatgaaacaaaGGAGCATGACTCTTGCTGTGGACAGGGAAGACGATTTAGTG ATTTCTATTCAGTAGTCTCAGAGGTATCTGCAAGCGACTCTGAGGCTGATAACGAAAGTAACGATGGAGTAGACGTTGAATCTGATGAAGACGATGTACCTTTCTTTGATACAAATGATATCCTATCAGCCGACGCATTGAGAAGTGCTTCCTACAGAAGCAGAGAAGCTGAAGGCAATGGTTCTATTTACGATAAAGACTCCTTTTTCTCTGACCGCCTGCAAGCTCCAGTTAGGATTCCGCAGTATCCATATGTGAGAAGAAGGGATAATTTACCAGAGccgaaggagaaggagaagccgGTTGGATTGTGGTCGATCATCAAAGAGAACATTGGCAAAGACTTGTCTGGAGTTTGCCTCCCCGTTTATTTTAATGAGCCGCTTTCTTCTCTCCAGAAGTGCTTTGAGGATTTGGAGTACTCTTACTTGATAGACAGAGCACTTGAGTGGGGGAAACAG GGCAATGAGTTGATGAGGCTTCTAAACATCGCAGCTTTCGCTGTATCTGGCTATGCCTCCACTGAAGGCAGGCAGTGCAAGCCTTTTAATCCTCTACTTGGCGAGACATATGAGGCTGATTACCCTGATAAAGGACTTCGTTTCTTCTCTGAGAAG GTGAGTCATCATCCAATGATTGTTGCTTGCCACTGTGAGGGACAAGGTTGGAATTTCTGGGGAGACTCAAATATCAAAGGGAAATTTTGGGGACGGTCCATCCAGCTTGACCCAGTGGGTGTCTTGACATTAAAATTTGATGATGGTGAGACGTATCAGTGGAGCAAGGTTACCACTTCCATATACAACATCATCCTCGGGAAACTTTACTGTGATCACTATGGAACTATGCGCATCAAAGGCGGTGGCAATTACTCCTGCAGGTTGAAGTTCAAGGAGCAGTCAGTCATAGATCGAAACCCTCGTCAG GTTCATGGGTTTGTGCAAGACAATAGGACAGGGGAGAAAGTAGCTATCCTGATAGGCAAATGGGATGAGGCAATGTACTATGTGTTGGGGGATCCGACAACAAAGCCAAAGGGATACGACCCAATGACAGAAGCTGTGTTACTGTGGGAAAGAGACAAATCTCCTACGAAAACAAGATACAACCTCTCCCCTTTTGCAATCTCTCTTAATGAGATAACTCCTGGTATGATGGACAAATTGCCTCCAACGGATTCAAGATTGAGACCTGACCAAAGACACCTAGAAAACGGTGAATACGAGGCAGCAAATGCTGAGAAACTGAGACTTGAACAGCTGCAGAGACAG GCAAGGAGGCTGCAGGAGAAAGGATGGAAACCGAGATGGtttgagaaagatgaagaagggaATTATCGGTATGTAGGAGGTTACTGGGAAGCAAGAGAGAAGAAAGCTTGGGATAAGATCACTGACATTTTCAAGAAGCAGCAGCAACAGCGTAAcagtgtttcatcttcttcataa